One window of Syngnathus acus chromosome 16, fSynAcu1.2, whole genome shotgun sequence genomic DNA carries:
- the cbx3b gene encoding chromobox protein homolog 3b gives MRKKQTAKQRKTEDSSEVQQFVVEKITRRRIVNGRVEYFLKWKGFTDAENTWEPEDNLDCPELIEEYLRNSFSHQNEEEEQEFVPKEEMMDETEISPPQIHTQPCGDDPDTLADLSAYPELECIIGSTDRRGELVFLVKWKNSGDVALLPAHEASARCPQAVIDFYEQKLTWHCGDDEQ, from the exons ATGAGGAAGAAGCAGACGGCCAAGCAGAGGAAGACGGAGGATTCTTCTGAGGTGCAGCAATTTGTGGTTGAGAAGATTACTCGCCGTAGGATCGTCAATGGTAGAGTGGAGTACTTCCTAAAGTGGAAAGGCTTCACGGA TGCAGAAAACACGTGGGAGCCTGAAGACAACCTAGACTGTCCTGAGCTGATTGAGGAGTATCTGAGAAATAGTTTCTCGCACCAGaatgaggaagaagagcagGAGTTTGTTCCGAAAGAAGAAATGATGGATGAGACAGAAATT TCCCCACCACAGATACATACTCAGCCCTGCGGTGATGATCCAGACACGCTCGCAGATCTGAGCGCTTACCCCGAGCTTGAATGCATCATTGGCTCCACCGACAGACGAGGAGAGCTCGTGTTTTTAGTCAAATG GAAGAACTCTGGCGACGTGGCCCTGCTGCCAGCCCACGAGGCGAGCGCCAGGTGCCCTCAGGCGGTCATCGACTTCTACGAGCAGAAGCTGACGTGGCACTGCGGAGATGACGAACAATGA